A genomic segment from Thermodesulfobacteriota bacterium encodes:
- the mreD gene encoding rod shape-determining protein MreD, with translation MFFLFLLGCVLLILETTLFYHLPLWKLKIDGLPLLIIYVSLYLNGIQSGLLVFSLGILVDTFAGSALGMHVLVYAMLFLLVKVISRNLIVKNIYYQMAIIFSVSFLANLGLLILDLVFMDGVIWWHHVWMVFLQSLLTSLLSPIFFICYDYFDRLFGLREAREVSR, from the coding sequence ATGTTTTTTTTGTTTTTACTGGGTTGCGTATTATTGATCCTGGAAACGACTCTATTCTATCATCTGCCTTTATGGAAACTTAAAATTGACGGGTTGCCCCTCTTAATTATATATGTCTCACTTTACCTGAATGGAATCCAGAGCGGTTTGTTGGTTTTTTCTTTAGGTATATTGGTGGATACATTTGCAGGCAGCGCCCTGGGCATGCATGTACTCGTTTATGCCATGCTTTTTTTATTAGTAAAGGTTATCTCACGTAATCTGATCGTAAAAAATATCTATTATCAAATGGCTATCATTTTTTCCGTAAGTTTTTTGGCTAACTTAGGCCTGCTGATTTTGGATTTGGTATTCATGGATGGAGTAATTTGGTGGCATCACGTTTGGATGGTATTTCTTCAAAGTCTCCTGACCTCTCTGTTAAGCCCTATCTTTTTCATTTGTTACGATTATTTTGACCGGTTGTTTGGGTTACGGGAAGCACGTGAGGTCTCGCGCTAG
- the mrdA gene encoding penicillin-binding protein 2, translating to MRQTGSKRDLRIRAFDPAEIEEYHRRFDRITVFVIVVFAVFFARLWYLQIIKGDEYLKRSERNCLRIQYMPGPRGDILDRHGQVLVQSRPSFSISLVREDVKDINKLLNRLSSILKKSPASLWETVVTAKNMPRYMPIRLCEDVDADTVALVEMHRFEMPGVTIEIEPKRNYVYGNMAAHLFGYLGEINEKELKGELFKNVRLGEFVGRCGLEKVYQADLAGIGGGRQVEVDAAGRVISVYGDIPPVSGNNIHLTLDADLQRVAEDAMAGRSGAVVAMDPRNGKILTWASCPNIDLEAFLHGLSRKEWSDLVNDPLRPLPDKVIQGQYPPGSTYKIVTMAAALEEKVIDPTAPLYCSGYYPFGNRVYRCWEEKGHGSVAMHKGIVRSCDVYFYEMGRRLGVNRLAHYARGFGLGSPAKVELEHEKSGLVPTPEWKLKRFKVPWQEGETISIAIGQGFDLVTPLQMLRVISAVANGGVLYRPQFVEKIVSLDGKIIKQFKPIIDSKVPVSQRNLGIVRDGLAGVVNEPHGTGGVCRLSTVMVGGKTGTAQVVRLPAYREKNVNAIPYKYRDHAWFVAFAPVEDPEIAIAVLVEHSGHGGSIAAPVARAVLEEYFSKKSSPEATLVRTGGANDR from the coding sequence GTGAGGCAGACAGGTTCAAAAAGAGATCTACGCATAAGGGCATTTGATCCGGCAGAAATCGAGGAATACCACAGGAGATTTGACCGGATTACTGTATTCGTCATAGTCGTTTTTGCCGTTTTTTTTGCCCGCCTCTGGTATCTACAGATCATAAAAGGTGACGAATACCTCAAACGCTCGGAGAGAAATTGCCTCCGTATCCAATACATGCCGGGTCCACGGGGAGATATCCTGGATCGGCATGGGCAGGTGCTGGTGCAAAGTCGGCCGTCTTTTAGCATATCCCTGGTTCGTGAAGACGTAAAAGACATAAATAAGTTACTTAACCGGTTGAGCTCCATCTTGAAGAAAAGTCCGGCCTCACTCTGGGAAACGGTGGTGACGGCGAAGAATATGCCCCGTTATATGCCTATACGCTTATGTGAAGATGTGGATGCAGATACCGTGGCCTTGGTGGAGATGCACAGGTTTGAGATGCCCGGCGTAACCATAGAGATTGAACCTAAGAGAAACTATGTTTATGGGAATATGGCCGCACACTTGTTTGGTTACCTGGGAGAAATAAATGAAAAGGAATTGAAGGGCGAATTATTTAAGAACGTCAGGTTGGGTGAATTCGTTGGGCGATGCGGCCTGGAGAAGGTTTATCAGGCGGATTTGGCGGGTATAGGCGGCGGCAGGCAGGTAGAGGTCGATGCCGCCGGCCGGGTGATAAGTGTTTATGGGGATATCCCACCCGTTTCCGGGAATAATATCCATCTCACCCTGGACGCCGACCTGCAAAGGGTAGCCGAAGATGCTATGGCCGGCCGCTCAGGGGCAGTTGTAGCTATGGATCCCAGAAATGGAAAGATACTGACCTGGGCGAGCTGTCCTAATATTGATTTAGAAGCCTTTCTCCACGGATTAAGTCGGAAAGAGTGGTCAGATCTGGTAAATGATCCTTTGCGGCCCTTGCCGGATAAGGTTATTCAAGGGCAATATCCCCCGGGTTCTACTTATAAGATTGTAACCATGGCGGCCGCGCTGGAAGAGAAGGTCATTGATCCTACCGCTCCACTATATTGCAGCGGCTATTATCCTTTTGGTAACCGGGTCTATAGGTGTTGGGAGGAAAAAGGACATGGCAGCGTGGCTATGCATAAAGGCATTGTGCGGTCATGCGACGTTTATTTCTATGAAATGGGAAGAAGGCTGGGTGTGAATCGCCTGGCCCATTATGCACGTGGTTTTGGTCTGGGATCACCCGCCAAGGTAGAATTGGAGCATGAAAAGTCAGGACTGGTGCCTACTCCCGAATGGAAATTAAAACGATTTAAGGTGCCCTGGCAGGAGGGGGAGACGATTTCTATTGCCATCGGCCAGGGTTTTGATCTGGTCACTCCTCTCCAGATGCTGCGTGTGATCTCTGCTGTGGCCAATGGGGGAGTGCTTTATCGTCCCCAGTTTGTGGAAAAAATCGTTAGTCTTGACGGCAAGATAATAAAACAGTTTAAGCCTATAATAGATAGTAAGGTCCCGGTTTCCCAACGTAACCTGGGAATAGTACGGGATGGCCTGGCCGGGGTGGTAAATGAGCCGCACGGTACGGGGGGTGTGTGCCGGCTCAGCACAGTTATGGTCGGAGGCAAGACCGGGACGGCCCAGGTGGTTCGTTTGCCCGCCTACCGTGAGAAGAACGTAAACGCCATACCTTATAAGTATCGGGACCATGCCTGGTTTGTGGCCTTTGCCCCGGTGGAGGACCCTGAGATAGCAATTGCGGTTTTAGTTGAACATAGCGGGCATGGTGGTTCAATAGCTGCTCCCGTAGCCAGAGCGGTTTTGGAGGAATATTTTAGCAAAAAGTCCAGCCCGGAGGCGACCTTGGTTCGCACAGGGGGTGCAAATGATAGATAG
- the atpA gene encoding F0F1 ATP synthase subunit alpha: MQIRAEEVSQIIKGQIKEYEKKIDLKETGIVLSVGDGIARVHGVENCQAMELLEFPGGIMGVALNLEEDNVGCAIMGDVEHIKEGDVVKRTGRIAEVPVGEAVVGRVVDGLGSPLDGKGPIEVKETRRIEMIAPGVIARQPVKEPMYTGLKAIDAMTPVGRGQRELIIGDRQIGKTAIGVDAIINQKGLDVFCIYVAIGQKKSTVALVAEALRRHGAMEYTTIVAACASDPAPLQYVAAFAGCTMGEYFRDTGRHALIIYDDLSKQAVAYRQLSLLLRRPPGREAYPGDIFYNHSRLLERAAKVNDALGGGSLTALPIIETQAGDVSAYIPTNVISITDGQIYLEPALFFAGVRPAINVGLSVSRVGGAAQVKAMKQVAGTLRLDLAQYRELAAFAGFGSDLDKSTQAQLNRGARLVEILKQPQYQPLPMEKEITILFAGARGYLDEHPIDALRAYEDGLYPFIESKHPDVFKELREKKTIDDSLEAKMRKALDEYRVAFKASKGL, from the coding sequence ATGCAGATACGAGCCGAAGAAGTTAGTCAGATTATTAAGGGTCAGATTAAAGAGTATGAGAAAAAGATTGACCTCAAGGAGACAGGCATTGTCCTATCTGTAGGTGATGGTATTGCCCGTGTCCATGGGGTCGAGAATTGCCAGGCTATGGAGCTTCTGGAATTTCCGGGTGGCATCATGGGTGTTGCCCTTAATCTGGAAGAGGATAACGTGGGCTGTGCTATCATGGGAGACGTGGAGCACATCAAAGAGGGCGACGTCGTCAAGCGTACGGGCCGCATCGCCGAGGTGCCGGTGGGTGAGGCCGTTGTAGGACGTGTAGTCGATGGCCTTGGAAGTCCCTTGGATGGTAAAGGGCCAATTGAGGTCAAGGAGACGCGCCGGATAGAGATGATCGCCCCTGGTGTTATTGCCCGGCAGCCGGTTAAGGAGCCCATGTACACGGGGCTTAAGGCTATCGACGCTATGACCCCGGTGGGCCGGGGTCAGCGGGAGCTCATCATCGGCGACCGACAGATAGGCAAAACTGCCATTGGTGTAGATGCCATCATTAACCAAAAAGGCCTGGACGTCTTCTGTATCTATGTGGCCATCGGTCAAAAGAAGTCGACCGTGGCATTGGTTGCCGAGGCACTGCGGCGTCACGGGGCCATGGAGTATACGACGATCGTGGCCGCTTGTGCCAGTGATCCCGCGCCGTTGCAGTACGTGGCTGCATTTGCCGGTTGTACCATGGGTGAGTATTTCCGTGATACCGGGCGGCATGCTTTGATTATCTATGACGACCTTTCCAAGCAGGCTGTAGCCTATCGGCAGCTCTCACTGCTGCTAAGGCGGCCTCCAGGGCGCGAGGCGTATCCGGGTGATATCTTCTATAACCATTCCCGATTATTAGAGAGGGCCGCTAAGGTGAATGATGCACTGGGGGGTGGTTCATTGACGGCATTACCTATTATTGAGACCCAGGCCGGCGACGTCTCTGCCTATATCCCAACCAACGTTATTTCCATTACTGATGGTCAGATATATCTTGAACCCGCACTGTTTTTCGCAGGTGTCAGGCCGGCGATTAACGTTGGTCTGTCCGTCTCCCGCGTGGGTGGGGCGGCGCAGGTCAAGGCCATGAAACAGGTTGCTGGTACGCTTCGATTAGATCTGGCCCAGTATCGAGAGTTGGCGGCCTTCGCCGGGTTCGGTAGCGACCTTGACAAGTCCACGCAGGCGCAGCTCAATCGGGGTGCCCGCCTGGTAGAAATCCTCAAGCAGCCGCAGTACCAGCCCCTGCCTATGGAGAAAGAGATCACCATTCTTTTTGCCGGTGCAAGGGGATACCTGGATGAGCATCCTATAGATGCATTGAGGGCTTATGAGGACGGGCTCTACCCATTTATCGAAAGCAAACATCCTGATGTTTTTAAAGAATTAAGGGAAAAGAAGACCATAGACGATAGCCTGGAGGCAAAGATGAGGAAGGCCCTTGACGAGTATCGGGTCGCCTTCAAGGCCTCCAAGGGTTTGTAG
- a CDS encoding F0F1 ATP synthase subunit epsilon: protein MADKLLLEVTTPSRMVVSEEVDMVVAPGEWGEFGVLPNHAAYLTAIKLGELRYKVGNKTEYVIVSGGFAEIVADRATFLVTSAEKAHEVDIARAMKAKERAEQRLQAAAAKREAFDIARAQAALQRALWRLKIAEKVK, encoded by the coding sequence ATGGCTGATAAGTTATTGCTTGAGGTAACTACACCAAGCCGGATGGTGGTCAGCGAAGAGGTGGATATGGTGGTAGCCCCAGGAGAATGGGGTGAGTTTGGGGTACTGCCAAACCACGCGGCGTATCTGACGGCTATTAAGTTAGGCGAGTTACGTTATAAGGTAGGCAATAAGACGGAATATGTGATTGTAAGCGGCGGATTCGCGGAGATAGTTGCTGATCGTGCCACTTTTCTCGTGACCTCTGCCGAGAAGGCGCATGAGGTTGATATAGCGCGGGCCATGAAGGCCAAAGAGAGAGCCGAGCAGAGATTGCAGGCGGCAGCCGCGAAGAGGGAAGCTTTTGATATAGCACGAGCACAGGCGGCCTTGCAGAGGGCTCTGTGGCGGCTAAAGATAGCTGAGAAGGTAAAATAA
- the atpD gene encoding F0F1 ATP synthase subunit beta: MSAEHTGGATGKIAQVIGNVLDVEFEPGQLPAIMNAIRITNVAINDQPENLVVEVAQHLGDNMVRCISMDTTDGLMRGMPARDTGAPIMVPVGPKALGRIMNVIGNPVDGLGPIDSEHMMPIHRAAPTFIEQDTTVKVLETGVKVIDLLVPFPRGGKMGMFGGAGVGKTVVMLEMVHNIALHHGGISVFCGVGERTREGNDLYLEMKESGVLPKACLIYGQMTEPPGARARVALTGLAAAEYFRDIEGQDVLVFIDNIFRFTQAGAEVSALLGRIPSAVGYQPTLGTDLGELQERITSTTKGSITAVQCVYVPADDLTDPAPATTFAHLDGTVVLSRPIAELGIYPAVDPLDSTSRILDPNVVGADHYYVARTVQVILQKYKDLQDIIAILGMDELSDEDKITVGRARRIQRFLSQPFHVAETFTGMAGKFVKVEETVRGFKEIIEGKHDDLPEQAFYMVGGIEEAREKAKKMAAA; encoded by the coding sequence ATGAGTGCAGAGCATACAGGTGGTGCTACAGGAAAGATAGCCCAGGTCATTGGAAACGTACTGGATGTGGAATTTGAGCCGGGACAATTGCCGGCCATTATGAATGCGATCAGGATTACTAACGTGGCTATCAATGATCAGCCGGAAAATCTAGTTGTGGAGGTGGCACAGCACCTTGGGGATAATATGGTGCGGTGTATCTCGATGGACACAACAGATGGCCTGATGCGGGGGATGCCGGCGCGGGATACGGGAGCGCCGATTATGGTGCCGGTCGGCCCTAAGGCCCTGGGGCGTATTATGAACGTGATTGGTAATCCGGTAGATGGTCTGGGCCCGATTGACTCGGAGCACATGATGCCTATTCACCGGGCGGCGCCAACGTTCATCGAGCAGGATACCACGGTAAAGGTCCTCGAGACCGGGGTAAAAGTTATTGACCTGCTGGTGCCCTTTCCCCGTGGCGGTAAGATGGGGATGTTTGGTGGCGCTGGTGTTGGTAAGACGGTTGTTATGTTGGAGATGGTCCATAACATTGCTTTGCACCATGGTGGTATCTCGGTATTCTGCGGCGTGGGCGAGAGGACCCGTGAAGGGAACGACCTCTACTTGGAGATGAAAGAGTCGGGCGTTCTCCCCAAGGCGTGTCTGATCTACGGGCAGATGACTGAGCCTCCTGGGGCTCGGGCCCGGGTGGCCCTGACTGGGCTGGCGGCTGCCGAGTACTTCCGGGACATAGAAGGTCAGGACGTGCTTGTTTTCATCGATAATATCTTCCGGTTCACGCAGGCCGGGGCTGAGGTTTCGGCGCTGCTCGGGCGTATTCCGAGCGCAGTGGGTTACCAGCCTACATTGGGCACCGACCTCGGTGAATTGCAGGAACGTATTACCTCCACCACCAAGGGATCCATCACGGCTGTGCAGTGTGTTTACGTACCAGCAGACGACCTGACTGACCCGGCTCCGGCTACCACCTTTGCGCACCTTGATGGCACCGTGGTTTTGTCGAGGCCGATTGCGGAGCTCGGGATATATCCGGCGGTGGATCCTCTTGACTCAACGTCAAGAATCCTGGATCCTAATGTCGTGGGTGCGGATCACTACTACGTGGCGCGAACGGTTCAGGTAATACTTCAGAAATACAAGGATCTCCAGGATATCATCGCTATCCTGGGTATGGACGAGTTGTCGGATGAGGACAAGATCACCGTTGGTAGGGCTCGTAGGATTCAGAGATTCCTGTCGCAGCCGTTCCATGTGGCCGAGACGTTCACTGGCATGGCGGGTAAATTTGTGAAGGTGGAAGAGACAGTCCGAGGCTTCAAGGAGATCATCGAAGGCAAGCATGACGATCTGCCGGAGCAGGCATTCTATATGGTTGGCGGAATCGAAGAGGCCAGAGAAAAGGCGAAGAAGATGGCCGCTGCCTAA
- a CDS encoding ATP synthase F0 subunit B, which yields MLDIDITLLIQLANFLALMVILNLILYRPLRKIIAERKEKVSGLEREIEGLIKNASQRLEDFKVKMSGAHERGNKEKENLKNEGLGEEKQIISKTRSESEASKSQMLSQINQDASKAKEELKGQVSGFASDIAVKILGRSI from the coding sequence ATGCTGGATATAGATATTACCTTGTTGATACAGTTGGCTAATTTCCTGGCCCTGATGGTTATCCTGAATCTCATCCTTTATCGGCCCTTGCGTAAAATTATAGCAGAGAGAAAAGAGAAGGTGTCGGGCCTGGAGCGTGAGATAGAGGGGCTTATTAAGAACGCCAGCCAGAGGCTTGAAGACTTTAAGGTTAAAATGAGCGGGGCTCACGAGCGAGGGAACAAGGAAAAGGAAAACTTAAAAAATGAGGGCCTTGGCGAGGAGAAACAGATTATTTCCAAGACCCGTAGTGAGTCCGAGGCATCTAAGTCCCAGATGTTGTCGCAGATTAACCAGGACGCTAGTAAGGCGAAAGAGGAACTGAAAGGGCAGGTATCGGGGTTTGCTTCTGACATAGCGGTCAAGATTTTGGGGAGGAGTATTTGA
- the atpG gene encoding ATP synthase F1 subunit gamma yields the protein MATLKDVLRKIGAVKKTQQITKAMNMVAAAKLRGAQSKMENFRPYASKFAEVIGSLSAHLNVEASPLLEQREVKNIELLLVTADRGLCGSFNVNLNNVAEKFLRAKGAEGVGTSLVCLGRKGRDYFRRRETNIRASHIDVMGRFDMSNAITIAQDLASRFIGGESDEVYVVSAHFISMAIQRPVTRKLLPISPEELGGPGETTGTAREYLYEPSPEQLISSLLPTHVNVQVYSAMLETSASEHAARMTAMDNASRNCKDLIRSLSLMYNKARQAAITRELMDIVGGAEALKK from the coding sequence ATGGCTACGCTAAAAGACGTTTTACGGAAAATTGGGGCAGTAAAAAAGACCCAGCAGATTACCAAGGCCATGAACATGGTGGCGGCGGCCAAACTGCGCGGGGCACAGTCGAAAATGGAGAACTTCAGGCCCTATGCCAGCAAATTTGCTGAGGTCATAGGGAGTCTATCCGCGCACCTGAATGTTGAGGCCTCGCCTCTTTTGGAACAGCGCGAGGTAAAGAACATTGAACTCCTGCTGGTTACTGCAGACCGGGGGCTGTGTGGCAGTTTCAACGTAAATTTGAATAACGTAGCCGAAAAGTTCCTGCGGGCAAAAGGGGCGGAAGGGGTAGGGACCTCACTCGTTTGTCTCGGTCGAAAAGGTCGAGACTACTTCCGGCGTCGCGAGACGAACATAAGGGCCTCACATATTGACGTTATGGGCCGGTTTGACATGTCGAATGCCATAACAATTGCCCAGGATCTGGCAAGTAGATTTATTGGGGGTGAGTCTGATGAAGTGTACGTGGTCTCTGCGCATTTTATCAGTATGGCTATCCAAAGGCCGGTCACCAGGAAGCTCCTCCCCATAAGTCCGGAAGAACTTGGGGGGCCAGGAGAAACGACCGGCACTGCGCGGGAATATTTATATGAGCCCTCACCGGAACAGCTTATCAGCAGTCTTTTACCTACACATGTGAACGTACAGGTGTACAGCGCCATGCTGGAGACGTCAGCCAGCGAGCACGCCGCCCGGATGACAGCCATGGACAACGCTTCGCGCAACTGTAAGGATTTGATCCGGAGCTTGAGCCTGATGTATAACAAGGCGCGGCAGGCCGCCATTACGAGAGAATTGATGGACATTGTCGGCGGGGCCGAGGCGCTGAAGAAATAG
- the mreC gene encoding rod shape-determining protein MreC, protein MRKKERPLNRLKIFILTGLLAVILFVLLVSSIGKNRDFGPWQKVGVELFAPIQKGIVFIQRGITAFGHDYIYLVGVQKENRLLRKEIERLRSKNNEYREAIIANIRFKKLLNFKETVPLPLLSAEVVGYDPTVWFETMIINRGSDDGLQRGMAVIAADGVVGQIISVSLHYAKVLLITDRNSAVDAIVQRSRVRGVLKGESGGVCYLDYVGIRDDVKPGDIVISSGVGGIFPKGLPVGRVIKAKNSRPGLFQHIEVVPCVNISDIEEALVVLEKSSIMEQELAPQSHRDTKAK, encoded by the coding sequence ATGCGAAAAAAGGAAAGACCTCTTAATCGTCTGAAAATTTTTATCTTAACCGGTCTGTTGGCTGTTATCCTTTTCGTACTCCTTGTTTCCAGTATAGGGAAAAACAGAGATTTTGGCCCCTGGCAGAAGGTTGGTGTAGAGTTGTTTGCTCCCATCCAGAAAGGGATCGTCTTCATTCAGAGGGGAATTACTGCTTTTGGGCATGATTATATCTACTTGGTTGGCGTACAAAAGGAAAATAGGTTGTTGAGAAAGGAAATCGAACGACTGCGCAGTAAAAACAATGAGTATCGTGAAGCCATTATTGCCAATATCCGGTTCAAGAAACTGTTAAATTTTAAAGAGACGGTACCCCTCCCCCTTTTGTCGGCAGAGGTTGTTGGGTATGATCCCACGGTCTGGTTTGAGACCATGATTATTAACCGTGGCTCTGACGATGGACTTCAAAGAGGGATGGCGGTTATAGCTGCCGATGGTGTTGTTGGCCAGATTATAAGTGTCTCCCTGCACTATGCAAAGGTTTTACTGATTACAGACCGGAACAGCGCTGTCGATGCCATTGTGCAGAGAAGCAGGGTAAGGGGAGTGCTCAAGGGAGAATCCGGTGGAGTCTGTTATTTAGATTACGTCGGCATTCGTGACGATGTTAAACCCGGGGATATAGTAATTTCTTCCGGGGTGGGGGGTATATTCCCGAAGGGGTTGCCTGTCGGGAGGGTTATTAAGGCCAAGAATTCTCGTCCGGGATTATTTCAACATATCGAAGTGGTCCCCTGTGTTAATATTTCTGATATAGAGGAAGCATTGGTTGTTTTAGAAAAAAGCTCTATAATGGAACAGGAACTAGCGCCACAAAGTCACCGAGACACGAAGGCTAAGTGA
- the atpH gene encoding ATP synthase F1 subunit delta — MISKIVAKRYAKALFVVGKEEDKLEAYQQELNGFAQILQGSPELRDALTNPVYPTDIKARLMGDLAITLKLSPIMSNFMKLLVEKRRILSVPDIAVLHQKLTDEFMGVKRAVVTAAISLAEDVKQSVQKALEKVTGKKVILNTEEDPSIIGGLVVRAGDMVWDGSVRTQLRDIKEILKRGEVS; from the coding sequence TTGATCAGCAAGATAGTTGCCAAAAGATACGCCAAGGCACTTTTTGTGGTTGGCAAAGAGGAGGATAAGCTGGAGGCTTATCAGCAGGAGTTAAATGGCTTTGCGCAAATCCTACAGGGATCTCCTGAATTAAGAGATGCCTTAACCAATCCGGTCTATCCTACTGATATTAAGGCCAGATTGATGGGTGATCTGGCCATAACTCTCAAACTCAGCCCTATCATGAGCAACTTCATGAAGCTTCTGGTGGAAAAAAGGCGTATACTTTCTGTTCCTGACATTGCCGTGCTACATCAGAAGTTAACCGATGAATTTATGGGGGTTAAAAGGGCGGTGGTTACGGCTGCTATCTCCCTGGCTGAGGATGTAAAACAGAGCGTCCAAAAGGCATTGGAAAAGGTTACCGGCAAAAAGGTAATCCTTAATACAGAAGAGGATCCCTCTATTATAGGGGGCCTGGTGGTGAGAGCGGGAGACATGGTTTGGGATGGGAGTGTAAGAACTCAATTGCGGGATATAAAAGAAATTTTAAAGAGGGGTGAGGTATCATAA
- the atpF gene encoding F0F1 ATP synthase subunit B, translated as MADQSNSKRFFIVIAAQSLTIISVLLYYTTVFASGHGEGHGYSSELWWDLVWRTMNFTILAAVLFKVLKNPVSNLLSGRQASIKDNFDELDAKKVEAEKKYAEYEKKLSTIEQEAKKVVQEYIEQGEAEKKRIIEDAEKTAESIKKQAQFAVEQEMKRAKLVLSAEAAELSVKLAEDIIKKNLNESDHKKLIDEYIAKVVHTN; from the coding sequence ATGGCTGATCAGAGTAATAGTAAGCGGTTTTTTATAGTGATTGCCGCACAGTCTCTAACGATTATATCGGTTTTACTGTACTATACGACGGTATTTGCCTCAGGGCATGGTGAGGGGCATGGATACAGTAGTGAGCTATGGTGGGATCTTGTCTGGCGGACTATGAATTTTACAATTCTGGCTGCCGTGCTCTTCAAGGTACTTAAAAATCCTGTAAGCAATCTCCTTTCCGGCCGGCAAGCCTCGATTAAGGATAACTTTGATGAGCTGGATGCGAAAAAGGTTGAGGCGGAAAAGAAATATGCCGAGTATGAGAAGAAGCTCTCCACCATCGAACAGGAAGCAAAAAAGGTAGTTCAAGAATATATTGAGCAGGGTGAGGCCGAGAAAAAGCGGATCATCGAAGATGCTGAGAAGACTGCTGAATCAATAAAGAAACAGGCTCAATTTGCGGTGGAGCAAGAGATGAAGCGGGCTAAGCTGGTCTTAAGCGCTGAAGCAGCCGAGCTTTCAGTTAAGCTGGCTGAAGATATAATTAAGAAGAATCTTAATGAATCAGATCACAAGAAATTAATTGACGAATATATTGCGAAGGTGGTGCATACAAATTGA
- the rodA gene encoding rod shape-determining protein RodA, with amino-acid sequence MIDRRYITNFDWPLLGVVLLLSMLGVLNLYSAGYSATGSATTVYLRQLYWLGLSGVIMVVVLSFDYRRIAEWAPYIYAGSIITLVAVLFVGKTVSGSQRWLGFGSLVFQPSELAKLATVIALASYFYHKDVKKGYGLSDLLAPAGIVLLPFILIVKEPDLGTSLLLLFILASMVLFVGIKWGAFLTLLGFGLTSVPFIWSLLKDYQKKRVESFLWPERDPLGSGYHALQSKIAVGSGKILGKGYLAGSQSKLDFLPEQHTDFAFSVFAEEWGFIGSILLIILYFLLILLALQVAIRSKEKFGTFLAFGILAMIFWHLVVNVGMVLGLMPVVGVPLPLISYGGSSAITTLTSIGLLLNIRMRRFMLQKGP; translated from the coding sequence ATGATAGATAGGAGGTATATAACCAACTTTGATTGGCCATTACTTGGGGTAGTGCTACTTTTATCAATGTTAGGAGTTTTGAATCTTTATAGCGCCGGTTATTCTGCTACTGGTTCTGCAACTACCGTTTATCTAAGGCAGCTTTATTGGCTGGGCCTATCCGGGGTCATTATGGTTGTCGTTCTATCTTTTGATTACCGGCGGATAGCTGAGTGGGCTCCTTACATATACGCGGGTTCTATAATAACCCTGGTGGCCGTATTGTTTGTTGGGAAGACAGTTTCCGGCTCTCAAAGGTGGCTAGGTTTCGGCTCCCTGGTTTTTCAACCATCAGAGCTGGCCAAGTTGGCGACGGTTATTGCGCTGGCCAGTTATTTTTATCACAAGGACGTTAAAAAGGGTTATGGACTAAGTGACCTCCTGGCGCCGGCGGGTATTGTTTTGCTCCCCTTTATTCTTATCGTTAAGGAGCCGGATTTAGGGACGAGCCTTTTGCTCCTGTTTATACTGGCGTCAATGGTCCTTTTTGTAGGTATAAAATGGGGCGCATTTTTGACCTTGCTGGGTTTTGGGCTGACCTCTGTGCCGTTCATCTGGTCTTTATTAAAGGATTATCAAAAAAAGAGGGTGGAATCTTTTCTCTGGCCGGAAAGAGACCCTCTGGGGTCTGGTTATCATGCCCTTCAGTCCAAGATCGCGGTGGGGTCCGGCAAGATATTGGGAAAGGGTTATTTAGCGGGATCACAAAGCAAACTCGATTTTCTTCCCGAGCAGCATACTGATTTTGCCTTTTCCGTCTTTGCGGAAGAGTGGGGTTTTATAGGATCGATTCTGCTGATTATTCTTTATTTTTTGCTTATTCTGTTGGCCTTGCAGGTCGCTATCCGTTCAAAGGAAAAGTTCGGCACCTTTTTGGCGTTTGGTATATTGGCCATGATATTCTGGCATTTAGTGGTAAATGTGGGCATGGTCCTTGGCCTAATGCCTGTAGTCGGAGTCCCGCTTCCCTTGATCAGTTATGGTGGTTCTTCAGCCATCACTACCCTGACCAGTATCGGCCTGCTTCTTAACATCCGTATGCGGCGGTTTATGCTGCAAAAAGGCCCGTAA